From Woronichinia naegeliana WA131, the proteins below share one genomic window:
- a CDS encoding PIN domain-containing protein: MLVMTKIFVDTWFIVALINKRDQYHQKALQLSEQYKNHPLITTDAVFLEFGNALSSNYKNEAAELIEQFLASDEIDVIRLTPELFDQSLRLYKKHQDKSWGLVDCFSFVVMKQHKVSQALTFDRHFIQAGFQALMK; the protein is encoded by the coding sequence ATGTTGGTGATGACTAAAATTTTTGTAGATACTTGGTTTATTGTTGCTTTAATTAATAAACGGGATCAATATCATCAAAAAGCTTTACAATTGTCAGAACAATACAAAAATCATCCTTTGATTACGACTGATGCAGTTTTCTTGGAATTTGGCAATGCTTTATCCAGTAATTACAAGAATGAAGCGGCTGAATTAATTGAACAGTTTTTAGCATCTGATGAAATTGATGTTATTCGTTTAACGCCTGAGTTATTTGATCAATCATTACGTTTATACAAAAAACATCAGGACAAATCCTGGGGGCTAGTGGATTGTTTTTCCTTTGTGGTAATGAAGCAACATAAGGTTAGTCAAGCTTTAACTTTTGACAGGCATTTTATCCAAGCAGGTTTTCAAGCACTAATGAAATAA
- the acnB gene encoding bifunctional aconitate hydratase 2/2-methylisocitrate dehydratase, which produces MLADYHQQAAERAKLGIPPLPLNAAQTAELCELLKNPPEEQKGELLSLLRDRVPPGVDEAAYVKAGFLTAVAKGEISCPFISAQGAVSLLGTMIGGYNVHSLIELLKSRDVNIAATAVAALSKTLLVFDAFNEVLELSEINPYAKQVIDAWANAAWFINKPKLAESITVTVFKVPGETNTDDLSPATHATTRPDIPLHALAMLESRLPGSLEVIAELKQKGHPVAYVGDVVGTGSSRKSAINSVLWHIGDDIPFVPNKRSGGYILGGKIAPIFFNTAEDSGALPIECDVSKLNTGDVITIYPYEGVIKNEAGEVVSSFTLKPDTILDEVRAGGRIPLLIGRSLTDKTRHALGLEPSTLFVRPTMPADTGKGFTLAQKMVGKACGLPGVRPGTSCEPIMTTVGSQDTTGPMTRDELKELACLGFSADLTMQSFCHTAAYPKPVDITTHKELPDFFSTRGGVALRPGDGIIHSWLNRMLLPDTVGTGGDSHTRFPLGISFPAGSGLVAFAAALGVMPLDMPESVLVRFTGELQPGVTLRDIVNAIPWVAMKQGKLTFGKENKVNVFNGRVMEMEGLPDLKVEQAFELTDATAERSCAGSTIKLSEETVAEYLRSNVALLKNMAARGYQDARTILRRVVKMEQWLANPQLMSADSDAEYVDTIEVNLNEIKEPIVAAPNDPDNIKLMSECAGDKIDEVFIGSCMTNIGHYRAAAKILEGAGTVKVRLWICPPTRMDEEQLRKEGIYEIFEAAQARTEMPGCSLCMGNQARVEDNATVFSTSTRNFNNRMGKGARVYLGSAELGAVCALLGKIPTVEEYMAIVQEKVDPFAGDLYRYLNFDQIAGFEDEGRVIALEDMPKIEDILGIPAGALS; this is translated from the coding sequence ATGTTAGCTGACTATCATCAACAAGCCGCAGAACGGGCAAAATTGGGCATTCCTCCACTTCCCCTGAATGCCGCACAAACGGCCGAGCTTTGTGAACTACTCAAAAATCCCCCCGAAGAGCAAAAAGGAGAACTCTTAAGTTTATTGCGAGACAGGGTTCCGCCTGGGGTAGATGAAGCGGCCTACGTCAAAGCCGGTTTTTTAACGGCGGTGGCAAAAGGTGAAATTAGTTGTCCATTTATTTCCGCCCAGGGCGCGGTGAGTCTGTTGGGGACAATGATTGGTGGTTACAACGTTCATTCCCTGATTGAATTGCTCAAATCTAGGGATGTCAATATCGCCGCCACTGCCGTTGCCGCCCTCAGCAAGACCCTCTTAGTCTTTGATGCCTTTAACGAAGTTTTAGAACTATCGGAAATCAATCCCTACGCCAAACAGGTGATTGATGCCTGGGCCAATGCCGCTTGGTTTATCAATAAGCCCAAATTAGCTGAAAGTATTACCGTCACCGTCTTTAAAGTCCCTGGCGAAACCAATACTGACGATCTTTCTCCTGCCACCCATGCCACGACTCGCCCCGATATTCCCCTTCATGCCCTAGCGATGTTGGAAAGTCGTTTACCTGGCAGTTTAGAAGTGATTGCCGAACTTAAACAAAAAGGTCATCCCGTTGCCTATGTTGGTGATGTGGTGGGTACAGGGTCTTCCCGCAAATCGGCGATCAACTCTGTACTATGGCATATTGGCGATGATATTCCCTTCGTTCCCAATAAGCGATCGGGCGGTTATATTTTGGGTGGGAAAATTGCCCCGATTTTCTTTAATACTGCCGAAGATTCGGGCGCGTTACCGATTGAATGTGATGTCTCAAAACTGAATACAGGGGACGTAATCACCATTTATCCCTACGAAGGGGTGATTAAAAACGAAGCTGGGGAAGTCGTTTCTAGTTTTACCCTCAAACCCGATACGATTCTCGATGAAGTACGGGCAGGCGGTCGTATTCCCCTGTTGATTGGGCGCAGTTTAACGGATAAAACCCGTCATGCGCTGGGATTAGAACCTAGTACGTTGTTTGTTCGTCCCACAATGCCCGCCGATACAGGCAAAGGTTTCACCCTGGCGCAAAAAATGGTCGGTAAGGCTTGCGGTCTCCCTGGAGTTCGTCCTGGGACATCCTGCGAACCGATTATGACCACCGTTGGCTCCCAGGATACCACTGGCCCCATGACCCGCGATGAGTTAAAAGAACTTGCTTGTTTAGGGTTCAGCGCGGATTTAACCATGCAAAGTTTCTGTCATACCGCCGCCTATCCCAAACCCGTGGATATTACCACCCATAAGGAATTACCCGACTTTTTCTCCACACGGGGCGGTGTGGCTTTGCGTCCTGGCGATGGCATTATTCACTCCTGGTTGAATCGGATGCTCTTACCCGATACTGTTGGTACAGGCGGTGATTCCCATACGCGTTTTCCTTTGGGGATTTCCTTTCCAGCAGGTTCGGGTTTAGTTGCTTTTGCGGCGGCCTTGGGAGTGATGCCTTTAGATATGCCAGAATCGGTTTTAGTACGCTTCACGGGGGAATTACAGCCAGGTGTTACCCTGCGCGATATTGTGAATGCCATTCCCTGGGTCGCCATGAAACAGGGCAAGTTAACCTTTGGCAAGGAAAATAAGGTTAATGTCTTCAATGGTCGGGTGATGGAAATGGAAGGTTTACCCGATCTCAAGGTAGAACAAGCATTTGAACTAACCGATGCGACGGCGGAACGTTCCTGTGCAGGTTCGACGATTAAACTCAGTGAAGAAACCGTTGCCGAATATCTGCGCTCCAATGTGGCTCTGTTGAAAAATATGGCTGCGCGGGGTTATCAGGATGCTCGTACCATTCTGCGTCGGGTGGTGAAAATGGAACAATGGTTAGCCAATCCTCAGTTAATGTCTGCCGATTCTGATGCGGAATATGTTGACACTATTGAAGTCAATTTGAACGAGATTAAAGAACCAATTGTGGCGGCTCCTAATGACCCCGATAATATTAAATTAATGTCGGAATGTGCGGGAGACAAAATTGATGAGGTCTTTATCGGTTCTTGTATGACGAATATTGGTCATTATCGGGCCGCGGCGAAGATTTTAGAAGGGGCTGGAACGGTTAAAGTTCGGCTTTGGATTTGTCCTCCCACTCGCATGGATGAAGAGCAATTACGCAAGGAAGGAATTTACGAAATCTTTGAGGCGGCCCAAGCTCGCACGGAGATGCCTGGTTGTTCTCTTTGTATGGGCAATCAAGCCCGTGTGGAAGATAATGCAACGGTATTTTCGACCTCTACTCGTAATTTTAATAATCGTATGGGTAAGGGAGCGCGAGTCTATCTTGGTTCGGCTGAATTGGGGGCGGTTTGTGCCTTACTCGGTAAGATTCCAACGGTCGAAGAATATATGGCGATCGTGCAGGAAAAGGTTGATCCTTTTGCAGGGGATTTATACCGTTACCTCAACTTTGATCAGATTGCGGGTTTTGAGGATGAGGGCCGTGTAATTGCTCTTGAAGATATGCCCAAGATTGAGGATATTTTGGGGATTCCTGCGGGAGCTTTGAGTTAA
- the petN gene encoding cytochrome b6-f complex subunit PetN has protein sequence MDILTLGWVSVLVLFTWSISMVVWGRNGF, from the coding sequence ATGGATATTTTGACATTGGGCTGGGTCAGCGTACTGGTATTGTTTACCTGGTCGATTTCGATGGTAGTTTGGGGCCGTAACGGTTTCTAG
- a CDS encoding type II toxin-antitoxin system RelE/ParE family toxin, with amino-acid sequence MKYHIEISSIAESEADSAFLRLSQLISPTKASQWYSGLLKAIESLSKMPRRCALAREDYYFSQEIRQLLYGRGHNFYRILFVIVEEKIPTVRILHIRHVSQQTIGEESETSDTN; translated from the coding sequence ATGAAATATCATATCGAAATTTCAAGTATTGCTGAATCGGAAGCCGACAGCGCATTTCTGCGTTTATCTCAACTTATCTCTCCGACAAAAGCAAGTCAATGGTACTCAGGTTTACTGAAAGCAATTGAGTCTCTGTCTAAGATGCCTAGACGCTGTGCTTTAGCAAGAGAAGACTATTATTTTAGCCAAGAAATTCGCCAGTTACTCTACGGTAGAGGACATAATTTCTATCGAATTCTTTTTGTTATTGTAGAGGAAAAAATACCAACGGTTCGGATTCTTCATATTCGTCATGTCTCACAGCAAACGATTGGAGAAGAATCAGAAACTTCTGACACAAATTAA
- a CDS encoding PIN domain-containing protein, producing the protein MKLFLDTNVYIIGQQIPDSPEDKILQWIGYYDGQCNAKTIISQELINQILRVGKRLQGKDWAAKIVTRIWVNLDCLFIPETEQVLIEAKQILANKTIPREDIFIYLTAKYAEADSFVSSNRELIRQIADFECLTPENFIQKYLC; encoded by the coding sequence ATGAAACTATTTTTAGATACTAATGTCTATATTATTGGTCAACAAATACCTGACTCTCCTGAAGATAAAATTCTACAATGGATCGGCTACTATGACGGTCAATGCAATGCTAAAACGATTATCTCTCAAGAATTGATCAATCAAATTCTACGAGTCGGGAAACGACTACAAGGTAAAGATTGGGCGGCTAAAATTGTTACAAGAATTTGGGTAAATCTTGACTGCTTATTTATACCAGAAACTGAACAAGTCTTAATAGAAGCTAAACAGATTTTAGCTAACAAAACTATTCCGAGAGAGGATATTTTCATTTATCTAACTGCTAAATACGCAGAGGCCGATAGTTTCGTTTCTTCTAATCGAGAATTAATTAGACAAATTGCTGATTTTGAATGCTTAACGCCTGAAAATTTCATTCAAAAATATCTATGTTGA
- a CDS encoding XisH family protein, whose protein sequence is MPAKDRYHNTVKNALIKDGWIILADPYTVEYEGDNLYADLLAEKTLLPEQQERIIVVEIKSFIGPSPMNDFQNALGQYLLYRDFLAFSHKNYKLYLAVKNSIFDTFFQRKSIQAVIQHYQINFVIFNDKKEEITSWIKSQNIEY, encoded by the coding sequence ATGCCCGCAAAAGATCGCTATCACAATACAGTTAAAAATGCTTTAATCAAGGATGGTTGGATAATCCTTGCTGATCCTTATACGGTTGAATATGAGGGTGATAATCTTTATGCTGATTTATTAGCTGAGAAGACTTTATTGCCTGAACAACAAGAGCGCATAATTGTTGTAGAAATTAAAAGTTTTATTGGCCCCTCGCCAATGAATGATTTTCAAAATGCTTTGGGTCAATATCTTTTATATCGTGATTTTCTTGCGTTTTCTCATAAGAATTATAAGCTTTATTTGGCGGTCAAAAATTCAATATTTGATACGTTTTTTCAAAGAAAATCAATTCAGGCTGTTATCCAACATTATCAAATTAATTTTGTTATTTTCAATGATAAAAAGGAGGAAATTACTTCATGGATAAAGTCACAAAATATCGAATATTAA
- a CDS encoding type II toxin-antitoxin system RelE/ParE family toxin, which yields MIKSFRCKDTEKLYNRVFVKKFSGLERSALKRLRILDSADTLEALANLPSNRLERLKGDRMGQYSIRINDQFRICFLWDDSPYDVEIVDYH from the coding sequence ATGATAAAAAGTTTTCGTTGTAAGGATACAGAAAAACTTTATAATCGAGTGTTTGTCAAGAAGTTTTCAGGGTTGGAGCGATCGGCTCTGAAAAGATTGCGTATTTTAGATAGTGCCGATACGTTAGAAGCTTTAGCGAATTTACCGAGTAATCGTTTAGAACGTTTAAAAGGGGATAGAATGGGACAATATAGTATTCGTATTAATGATCAATTTCGCATTTGTTTTTTGTGGGATGATTCTCCCTATGATGTTGAAATTGTAGATTATCATTAG
- the purL gene encoding phosphoribosylformylglycinamidine synthase subunit PurL: protein MTTPFTPAEIASEGLKPEEYADIVQRLGRHPNKAELGMFGVMWSEHCCYKNSRPLLKNFPTTGDRVLVGPGENAGVVDLGNGLQLAFKIESHNHPSAVEPFQGAATGVGGILRDIFTMGARPIAILNSLRFGNLDDARNRRIFMGVVDGISHYGNCVGVPTIGGEVYFDPAYSGNPLVNAMALGLMETETIVKSGAAGIGNPVLYVGSTTGRDGMGGASFASSELTDDSMSDRPAVQVGDPFLEKSLIEACLEAFKTGAVVAAQDMGAAGITCSTSEMAAKGGVGIELDLDKIPVRETGMIPYEYLLSESQERMLFVAHKGREQELIDIFHRWGLQAVVAGTIIEEPIVRILFQGGIAAEITATALADNTPIYHRELVKEAPEYAQKAWQWTSNNLPVAQQNGIEVNGQLKSWNDVLKILLDTPSIASKKWVYRQYDHQVQNNTVLLPGGADAAVIRVRPVNANPTDCTIGVAATTDCNPRYVYLHPYEGAKLAVAEAARNLSCVGAEPLAVTDNLNFGSPENPIGYWQLATACQGIAEACRELSTPVTGGNVSLYNETLDSEGKPQSIYPTPVIGMVGLIPDLSKIVGQGWQQTGDLIYLLGNNAHNILGGSEYLATLHQTIAGQPPRLDFELEKKVQAACRHGIRQGWLNSAHDCAEGGLAVALAESSISGNLGAEIVINTDNQRLDELLFGESASRIIVSVHPQHQTTWENYLQETLDNNWQKLGVVGSSFGNLSILNLHNTTLIDSDVVTIKEIWENAIALQLTDFSR, encoded by the coding sequence ATGACCACACCCTTTACCCCTGCCGAAATTGCCTCCGAAGGACTCAAACCCGAAGAATACGCCGATATTGTCCAACGGCTGGGCAGACATCCCAACAAAGCCGAACTAGGGATGTTTGGGGTCATGTGGTCAGAACATTGTTGTTACAAAAACTCGCGCCCCCTCCTCAAAAACTTTCCTACCACCGGCGATCGCGTTTTGGTCGGGCCAGGAGAAAACGCAGGGGTCGTAGATTTGGGAAACGGATTACAACTAGCTTTTAAAATCGAATCCCATAACCATCCGTCAGCAGTAGAACCCTTTCAAGGAGCAGCTACTGGAGTCGGGGGAATATTGCGCGATATTTTTACTATGGGAGCCAGACCGATCGCTATTTTAAATTCCCTACGGTTTGGTAACTTAGACGATGCGCGTAATCGCCGTATTTTTATGGGAGTCGTAGATGGTATTTCACACTACGGAAATTGTGTCGGTGTACCAACCATTGGCGGTGAAGTCTATTTTGATCCCGCCTATTCAGGCAATCCCTTAGTGAATGCCATGGCCCTGGGCTTAATGGAAACCGAAACCATTGTCAAATCGGGAGCCGCAGGGATTGGTAATCCCGTTTTATATGTGGGTTCCACAACGGGACGGGATGGTATGGGAGGAGCCAGTTTTGCCAGTTCGGAATTAACTGATGACTCCATGAGCGATCGCCCCGCCGTCCAGGTCGGTGATCCCTTTTTAGAAAAATCCCTAATAGAAGCCTGTTTAGAAGCCTTTAAAACGGGAGCAGTGGTCGCGGCCCAGGACATGGGAGCCGCAGGCATTACCTGTTCTACTTCCGAAATGGCTGCCAAAGGTGGAGTGGGAATTGAACTAGATTTAGATAAAATTCCTGTGCGAGAAACGGGCATGATTCCCTACGAATATTTATTATCCGAATCCCAGGAACGAATGTTATTTGTGGCTCACAAAGGACGGGAACAGGAATTAATTGATATTTTTCACCGTTGGGGATTGCAAGCGGTTGTTGCGGGAACTATAATTGAAGAACCCATCGTTCGTATCCTATTTCAAGGGGGAATTGCTGCCGAAATTACTGCTACCGCTTTAGCAGATAATACGCCTATTTATCATCGAGAATTAGTCAAAGAAGCCCCTGAATATGCCCAAAAAGCCTGGCAGTGGACAAGCAATAATTTACCCGTAGCTCAACAGAATGGGATCGAAGTTAATGGTCAATTAAAAAGCTGGAATGACGTTTTAAAAATACTTCTCGATACCCCTAGCATTGCCTCGAAAAAATGGGTTTATCGCCAATACGATCATCAAGTCCAAAATAATACCGTTCTCTTGCCAGGGGGAGCAGATGCCGCCGTGATTCGGGTTCGTCCTGTCAACGCGAATCCAACCGATTGTACCATTGGAGTCGCAGCAACCACCGATTGTAATCCCCGTTATGTTTATTTACATCCCTACGAAGGGGCAAAATTAGCGGTAGCAGAAGCGGCTCGAAATTTAAGTTGTGTGGGAGCCGAACCCTTAGCGGTAACGGATAATTTGAATTTTGGCAGTCCCGAAAATCCCATCGGTTATTGGCAATTAGCAACCGCTTGTCAGGGTATTGCCGAAGCCTGTCGAGAGTTAAGTACACCCGTTACAGGAGGAAATGTTTCGCTCTATAATGAAACCCTAGATTCTGAGGGCAAACCCCAATCCATTTACCCGACTCCTGTGATCGGCATGGTGGGGCTAATTCCCGATTTATCGAAAATTGTGGGTCAAGGTTGGCAACAAACGGGGGATTTAATTTATTTATTAGGGAATAATGCTCACAATATTTTAGGCGGTTCGGAATATCTAGCAACTCTTCATCAAACGATCGCTGGTCAGCCTCCCCGTCTCGATTTTGAATTAGAGAAAAAAGTACAAGCCGCTTGTCGTCATGGTATTCGTCAAGGTTGGTTGAATTCCGCCCATGATTGTGCTGAAGGAGGTTTAGCTGTGGCCTTAGCTGAGTCTTCTATTAGTGGTAATTTAGGGGCAGAAATTGTGATTAATACGGACAATCAACGCTTAGATGAATTGTTGTTTGGAGAATCCGCCAGTCGCATTATCGTTTCCGTTCATCCCCAACATCAAACTACTTGGGAAAATTATCTTCAAGAAACTTTAGATAACAACTGGCAAAAGTTAGGAGTAGTGGGTTCTTCTTTTGGAAATTTAAGCATTTTAAATCTTCATAATACGACTTTAATTGATTCTGATGTAGTCACTATTAAAGAAATCTGGGAAAACGCGATCGCCCTTCAGTTAACTGACTTTTCCCGTTAA
- a CDS encoding HigA family addiction module antitoxin has translation MKDWKEPIHPGEILADELEFMGLSVEQLAQYIKVSDKTIEELLMGQVNLTADIALRLGYFLNTGAEMWMNLQKAYELDVARQQLGDKLELIVPWRSLSST, from the coding sequence ATGAAAGATTGGAAAGAACCTATTCACCCTGGGGAAATTTTAGCGGACGAGTTAGAGTTTATGGGTCTTAGTGTTGAGCAGTTGGCCCAATATATTAAGGTTTCAGACAAGACTATTGAGGAACTTTTAATGGGTCAAGTTAATCTTACAGCCGACATTGCTCTCCGATTAGGCTATTTTTTAAATACGGGGGCTGAGATGTGGATGAATTTACAAAAAGCCTATGAGTTGGATGTTGCTCGTCAACAGTTAGGGGATAAGTTAGAGTTGATTGTACCTTGGCGATCGCTGTCTTCTACTTGA
- a CDS encoding GTP-binding protein — translation MARDKGYFEAQRRIKQAKRREIDYLDLSNLALTTIPHNITTIPNLHELNLSNNNLTFLPDTFLELTSLKKLDLRRNHLNIDGQLSLMPWAISKLTNLQELNLIGNQLSRLPEEIGNLTSLKVLYLTQNNLEELPEKFFLLTNLRELYLSRNRLKNLPRAISKLVNLQKLYLSNNQLKSLPDTIKNLINLEILVLSENLLNRLPREICLLTNLQRLHIHLNQLNSLPKEIDQLINLKCFVLASNPLPILPEIIRKGWGKDYWDDGDPQSVITYYLEQEMQPLNEAKVILVGQGTVGKTSIVKCLLGECFSSDENKTDGISIRNLEVFQINKNNRSIRLNIWDFGGQEIMHATHQFFLTKRSLYLLVLNNRQTEDENRLEYWLNTIESFGGDSPIIIVGNKNDEHPLDIDQRGLQRKYPQIKDFIATSCKTGLGIEELQQFINREIGNLKHVGDLLPQKWFEVKTHLEGLKKNYIPYEEYQQICEENQILETKKQKVLVSLLHDLGIVLNFYDDPQVSDTHVINPEWVTTGIYKIINHDPLIDRYQGILSFAILSEILPHYLYPPQKHSFIISIMKKFELCFAIDNQTFLLPNLLPKTAPEHLDRTQWQEALRFEYHYSILAQSVISRFIVKMHHRVFEQTYWRTGVVLFCNDNQALVEADLYDKKIFIAINGQVNTRRDFLAEIRGYFNNIHNSFSKLPEERVPIPQDPKGIATVSYDHLLFLESISQDEYFPEGMRECVSVRKLLNGIRPETQNFRQSDKINIAIHNSPSMSNIYQKSESGDNVAGDKIYGDKVGRDKVTNYNNSQNLAQAAHDINALISQLSTDYNSNTPLGQMQMGSKIVETIDSNLPLKTRTINALKEAGSAAFEEAIDHPVAKVVVAALKGFIDAD, via the coding sequence ATGGCAAGAGATAAAGGCTATTTTGAAGCACAACGACGTATTAAACAGGCTAAGCGGAGAGAGATAGATTATCTCGATCTCAGTAACTTAGCTCTTACAACAATTCCACACAATATTACCACAATTCCCAATTTACACGAACTCAATCTCAGCAATAATAATTTAACATTTTTACCAGATACTTTTCTAGAACTAACCTCTTTAAAAAAACTTGATCTCCGTAGAAATCATTTGAACATTGATGGCCAATTAAGCTTGATGCCCTGGGCAATATCTAAACTTACAAATTTACAAGAACTTAATTTAATAGGGAATCAATTGAGTCGCCTTCCAGAAGAGATTGGCAATCTTACAAGCTTAAAAGTACTTTACTTGACACAAAATAATTTGGAAGAGTTACCAGAAAAATTTTTTCTACTCACGAATTTACGAGAACTTTACCTTTCAAGAAATCGCTTAAAAAATCTCCCAAGAGCAATTTCAAAACTTGTAAATTTACAAAAACTTTATCTTTCAAATAATCAATTGAAAAGCTTGCCAGATACAATTAAAAATTTGATCAACCTAGAAATACTTGTTCTTAGCGAAAATTTACTAAATCGGCTTCCGAGAGAGATCTGTTTGTTGACAAATTTGCAGAGACTACACATTCATCTCAATCAGTTAAACAGTTTGCCTAAAGAGATTGATCAATTAATTAATTTAAAATGTTTTGTTCTTGCTAGTAATCCCTTGCCAATCCTTCCTGAAATTATTCGTAAAGGTTGGGGAAAAGATTATTGGGATGATGGCGATCCACAATCAGTGATTACCTATTATTTAGAACAAGAAATGCAACCCCTTAATGAGGCAAAAGTAATTCTTGTTGGTCAGGGAACAGTTGGAAAAACATCTATTGTTAAATGTTTATTGGGGGAATGTTTTAGTTCTGATGAAAACAAAACTGACGGTATTTCTATTCGCAATCTTGAGGTTTTTCAGATAAATAAAAACAACCGTAGTATTCGTCTAAACATTTGGGATTTTGGTGGTCAGGAAATTATGCACGCCACTCATCAATTCTTTTTAACTAAACGTAGCCTCTATTTGCTTGTTCTTAATAATCGTCAAACTGAAGATGAAAATCGTTTGGAATATTGGCTAAATACTATCGAAAGTTTTGGTGGTGATTCTCCCATTATTATTGTCGGTAACAAAAATGATGAACATCCTTTAGATATTGATCAACGAGGCTTACAACGCAAATATCCGCAGATTAAAGACTTTATTGCTACTTCTTGCAAAACAGGATTAGGAATTGAAGAATTGCAACAATTTATTAATCGTGAAATTGGCAATCTTAAGCACGTCGGTGATCTTTTACCTCAAAAATGGTTTGAGGTGAAGACACATCTCGAAGGTCTCAAGAAAAATTATATTCCTTATGAAGAATATCAGCAAATTTGTGAAGAAAATCAAATATTAGAAACTAAAAAACAAAAAGTTTTAGTTAGCTTACTTCATGATTTAGGTATTGTTTTAAATTTTTATGATGATCCCCAAGTCAGCGATACTCATGTCATTAACCCTGAATGGGTGACAACAGGAATTTATAAAATTATTAACCATGATCCTTTAATTGATCGTTATCAAGGTATTCTTTCTTTTGCTATCTTAAGTGAGATTCTTCCACACTATCTTTATCCTCCACAAAAACACAGCTTTATTATTTCAATAATGAAGAAGTTTGAGCTATGTTTTGCTATTGATAACCAAACATTTCTGCTGCCGAATCTTTTACCTAAAACTGCACCTGAGCATCTCGACCGTACTCAATGGCAAGAAGCACTACGTTTTGAATATCATTACTCCATTCTTGCCCAGAGTGTTATCTCCCGTTTTATTGTGAAAATGCACCATCGAGTTTTTGAGCAGACCTATTGGCGGACAGGTGTTGTTCTATTTTGCAACGATAACCAAGCCCTAGTAGAAGCCGATCTTTATGACAAAAAGATTTTCATTGCAATTAATGGTCAAGTCAACACTCGCCGCGATTTTTTAGCAGAAATTCGGGGTTATTTTAATAACATTCATAACAGCTTCTCGAAACTGCCAGAAGAACGTGTTCCTATTCCTCAAGATCCTAAAGGAATAGCAACTGTCAGCTATGATCATCTGCTTTTTCTTGAATCAATTTCTCAAGATGAATATTTTCCAGAAGGTATGAGAGAATGCGTAAGTGTTAGAAAACTACTGAATGGTATTCGCCCCGAAACTCAAAATTTTCGACAATCTGATAAAATTAATATTGCAATTCATAACAGTCCTTCTATGTCTAATATTTATCAAAAAAGCGAAAGTGGCGACAATGTTGCTGGCGATAAAATCTACGGTGATAAAGTTGGCCGTGATAAAGTCACCAATTACAATAATAGCCAAAACCTTGCCCAAGCTGCTCACGATATTAACGCATTAATTAGTCAACTCTCTACTGATTATAATTCTAATACTCCTCTCGGTCAAATGCAAATGGGTTCAAAAATTGTTGAAACCATTGATTCTAATTTACCCCTTAAAACTCGTACTATTAACGCTCTTAAAGAAGCGGGATCAGCAGCATTTGAAGAAGCAATTGATCATCCCGTCGCTAAAGTTGTTGTTGCTGCTTTAAAAGGATTTATTGATGCTGATTAA
- a CDS encoding XisI protein gives MDKVTKYRILIKDILTVYDQLVHKSPDYDAETCLVFDENHDHYLWLTVDWQDDKRKKSTHVHVRIKNGKIYIEEDWTEEGIANELLREGVPKEDIVLAFYAPETRKFTEFAVA, from the coding sequence ATGGATAAAGTCACAAAATATCGAATATTAATCAAGGATATTCTCACAGTGTATGATCAATTGGTTCATAAATCCCCCGATTATGATGCTGAAACTTGTTTAGTATTTGATGAAAACCATGATCATTATCTTTGGTTAACGGTTGATTGGCAAGATGATAAACGGAAAAAGTCAACTCATGTTCATGTTCGCATTAAAAACGGGAAAATTTACATTGAGGAGGATTGGACAGAAGAAGGAATTGCGAATGAATTACTCAGGGAAGGAGTACCAAAGGAGGATATTGTTTTGGCATTCTATGCTCCCGAAACTCGTAAGTTCACCGAGTTTGCTGTTGCTTAA